From Myxococcota bacterium, one genomic window encodes:
- a CDS encoding DUF4398 domain-containing protein codes for MKHSTIIKISSAVFAIAAIAGCRTNAVFKQKAEDSTTAIQAAQGEGAGSNATSDFYLRQAQESMDKAKELFSKGKKKQATSLLNRAEADAALAKAVAAQDKEKTDAADAMARLKQLKTDNPMDDSDTSNEGDME; via the coding sequence GTGAAACATTCGACAATTATCAAAATTAGCTCAGCTGTATTCGCCATCGCAGCGATCGCAGGTTGCAGAACCAACGCTGTATTCAAACAAAAAGCTGAAGATTCAACCACAGCAATTCAGGCAGCTCAAGGTGAAGGCGCTGGCTCAAACGCGACTTCAGATTTCTATCTACGCCAAGCCCAAGAGTCGATGGACAAAGCCAAGGAACTCTTTTCTAAAGGAAAGAAAAAGCAAGCGACTTCCTTGCTAAACAGAGCCGAAGCTGACGCTGCACTCGCAAAAGCTGTTGCTGCACAAGACAAGGAAAAAACCGATGCCGCAGATGCGATGGCACGTTTAAAGCAACTTAAAACAGACAACCCAATGGACGATAGCGACACCAGCAACGAAGGAGATATGGAATAA
- the glmU gene encoding bifunctional UDP-N-acetylglucosamine diphosphorylase/glucosamine-1-phosphate N-acetyltransferase GlmU, which translates to MQELACIVLCAGQGTRMKSMRSKMLHEIAGKPLCLWSLDLANDLGARPVIPVLGYQKESVAAVLNMPHVIQEQQLGTGHAVQVAFQTIHNFKGRVLVLYGDTPLLKHETLQKLIDLQKQTHAQIAMLTSHVKLPHGYGRIVRQGSAIKQIVEERDATPDEQKITEINPGIYVFDAEFLRKHLSDLNANNQKHEYYLTDLIALSEKPIASIEVAEEEILGVNDLVQLAKAERILRRRINEHWMRQGVQMLDYKTTYIDIQTKLSADVILEEGVVLRGACEIASGVRIGAYSVLQDAIVGSGCQVGPFARLRPQTVLGENCKIGNFVEVKKSTFGKGSKANHLAYIGDAEIGERCNVGAGTITCNYDGVKKHQTKMDDGVFVGSNSTLIAPLHLHEGAYIGAGSVINQDVPAGSLGLGRSRQENKANWKSKK; encoded by the coding sequence ATGCAAGAATTAGCCTGTATTGTGCTTTGTGCAGGGCAAGGTACCCGCATGAAAAGTATGCGCTCTAAAATGCTGCACGAAATTGCTGGCAAGCCATTATGTTTGTGGAGCTTGGACCTCGCCAACGATTTAGGCGCAAGGCCGGTTATACCAGTGCTCGGTTATCAAAAAGAAAGCGTCGCGGCTGTGTTAAATATGCCGCACGTTATCCAAGAGCAGCAATTAGGCACCGGTCACGCTGTTCAGGTGGCTTTCCAGACAATTCATAATTTCAAGGGTCGAGTACTTGTATTGTATGGCGATACGCCTTTATTGAAGCACGAAACGTTGCAGAAATTAATCGACTTGCAAAAGCAAACTCATGCCCAAATAGCGATGCTAACTTCGCATGTAAAATTGCCACATGGTTATGGGCGCATTGTTCGCCAGGGCAGTGCCATTAAGCAAATTGTTGAAGAGCGAGATGCAACGCCAGATGAGCAAAAAATTACGGAAATTAACCCGGGAATTTACGTATTTGATGCTGAATTTCTGCGCAAGCATTTATCCGACTTAAACGCAAACAATCAAAAGCACGAATATTATCTCACGGACTTAATCGCTCTTTCTGAAAAGCCGATTGCTTCGATCGAAGTAGCGGAAGAAGAGATTTTAGGCGTCAACGATTTGGTGCAGCTCGCGAAAGCTGAACGTATTTTGCGCCGAAGAATTAACGAGCACTGGATGCGCCAAGGCGTTCAGATGCTGGATTATAAGACCACCTATATTGATATCCAAACTAAGCTGTCAGCCGATGTGATTTTGGAAGAAGGCGTTGTTTTGCGCGGTGCGTGCGAGATTGCTTCTGGCGTTCGCATTGGTGCGTACAGTGTCCTGCAAGACGCCATTGTGGGCAGTGGTTGTCAAGTTGGCCCTTTCGCACGCCTTCGGCCCCAAACGGTTTTAGGCGAGAACTGCAAAATCGGTAACTTTGTCGAAGTGAAGAAATCGACTTTTGGCAAAGGCTCCAAAGCCAATCATTTGGCTTATATTGGCGATGCCGAAATTGGCGAGCGCTGCAATGTCGGGGCAGGGACCATTACTTGCAATTACGATGGCGTTAAAAAGCATCAGACTAAGATGGACGATGGCGTTTTTGTCGGCTCAAACAGCACGCTGATTGCGCCTTTGCATCTGCATGAAGGCGCTTACATTGGTGCGGGCAGTGTGATTAACCAAGATGTGCCGGCCGGATCTTTAGGCCTTGGCCGTTCAAGACAAGAAAACAAAGCAAATTGGAAGAGCAAGAAATGA
- the pip gene encoding prolyl aminopeptidase, with translation MRDMYPEIEPFDTFELPVSDIHTLYVEQSGNPNGKPIVFVHGGPGGGTEPKQRRYFDPKKWRIILFDQRGCGKSKPFSCLEQNTTWDLVADMEKIREKLQIKQWHVLGGSWGSTLALAYAETHPEKVLGLILRGIFLVRRSEINWFYQFGASELYPDAWEDFLAPIPAAERGNLVEAYHRRLTHSDEKVVLEAAKAWSTWEGRTSKLIPDLKFISHYESPDFAHAFARIECHYFKNEGFFEEDGWLLKNASKIAHIPTVIVQGRYDMPCPVRSAYDLSKVLPLAQLQIIQDAGHSAGEPGITEALLDATDRF, from the coding sequence ATGAGAGATATGTATCCTGAGATTGAGCCGTTTGATACTTTTGAACTGCCCGTATCTGACATTCATACGCTTTATGTTGAACAGTCCGGCAATCCCAATGGCAAGCCGATTGTATTTGTACATGGCGGCCCAGGCGGCGGTACGGAGCCTAAGCAGCGCCGGTATTTTGACCCTAAAAAATGGCGCATTATTCTTTTTGACCAGCGTGGTTGCGGCAAATCGAAGCCATTTTCTTGCTTAGAGCAGAACACCACTTGGGATTTGGTTGCTGACATGGAAAAAATCCGTGAAAAGCTGCAAATCAAACAATGGCACGTATTGGGCGGTTCCTGGGGCAGTACGCTGGCTCTGGCCTATGCTGAAACTCATCCTGAAAAAGTGTTGGGCCTGATTCTGCGTGGCATTTTCCTGGTGCGTCGTTCAGAGATTAATTGGTTCTATCAGTTTGGTGCGAGCGAGCTTTATCCGGATGCTTGGGAAGATTTTTTGGCCCCGATTCCAGCTGCAGAGCGAGGCAATTTAGTGGAAGCCTATCACCGGCGTTTGACACATTCGGACGAAAAAGTGGTGCTCGAAGCGGCAAAAGCTTGGAGTACATGGGAGGGTAGGACTTCGAAACTTATCCCCGATTTAAAGTTTATCTCGCATTACGAAAGCCCGGATTTCGCGCATGCCTTTGCGCGCATTGAGTGCCATTACTTCAAAAACGAGGGCTTTTTTGAGGAAGATGGCTGGCTTTTGAAGAACGCGTCTAAAATTGCTCATATCCCGACAGTGATTGTGCAAGGGCGCTATGACATGCCTTGTCCGGTGCGTAGCGCTTATGACTTGTCGAAAGTGCTGCCTTTGGCGCAGCTTCAGATCATTCAAGATGCAGGTCATTCTGCGGGCGAGCCTGGTATTACGGAGGCGTTGCTTGATGCCACAGACCGTTTCTAA
- a CDS encoding lysophospholipid acyltransferase family protein, with product MPQTVSKFPDILRGPAMLWITFSESISMIVDAAWHGASKALGDKHVKSFSHRMLAMSRTKLETRGLGHVSAGQSYVFMSNHQSVMDIPAILAAAPGSVRMVAKEGLFKVPFFGRAMLAAGFMPINRRSLEKAKQQLEHAKGSLQNGVSVWISPEGTRSKTSELLPFKKGGFHVALSLGVPIVPVWIEGAGAVIPAHSYRICTDKTICVTFGKPIETRGLTSEDLPELILKTRQAILGLPLENNG from the coding sequence ATGCCACAGACCGTTTCTAAGTTTCCTGATATTTTGCGCGGTCCAGCCATGTTGTGGATTACTTTTAGCGAATCCATATCGATGATTGTTGATGCGGCTTGGCATGGTGCGAGTAAAGCGCTGGGCGATAAGCATGTGAAAAGCTTTTCGCACCGCATGTTGGCCATGAGCCGCACCAAACTTGAAACGCGGGGTCTTGGGCATGTCAGCGCTGGGCAATCCTATGTCTTTATGTCGAATCACCAATCGGTGATGGACATCCCTGCGATTTTGGCGGCAGCACCAGGTTCTGTTCGAATGGTTGCTAAAGAAGGACTGTTTAAAGTCCCGTTTTTTGGTCGAGCCATGTTGGCAGCAGGCTTTATGCCTATTAATAGGCGCAGCTTAGAAAAGGCCAAGCAGCAGTTAGAGCATGCCAAAGGCTCTCTACAGAACGGTGTTAGCGTTTGGATTTCGCCAGAAGGCACCCGAAGCAAGACTTCTGAGCTTTTGCCTTTTAAAAAAGGCGGGTTTCATGTGGCTCTGTCTTTAGGTGTGCCAATTGTCCCAGTTTGGATTGAAGGTGCAGGCGCTGTGATACCTGCTCATTCTTATCGAATTTGTACAGATAAGACCATTTGTGTGACTTTTGGCAAGCCGATAGAGACGAGAGGGTTGACGTCAGAAGATTTGCCTGAGCTTATCTTAAAGACCCGTCAAGCCATCTTAGGCCTACCCCTTGAAAACAACGGATAA
- a CDS encoding Npt1/Npt2 family nucleotide transporter, whose protein sequence is MLGKVKQFLWPIHRGEHKKFMPMMLMIAFIIFNYTILRNMKDALIVTEAGSETITFLKFWVVVPSAFIFFFVYAKLSSIFSKQTMFYGIVGFFLIFFVLFAGVLYPSRHLLHPVESAEWLSSMLPEGLQGLVSIYKFWTYSLFYTLAELWGSAVLSFLFWNFANDVTKVSEAKRFYAHFYLLGNVANTLAGYLTRYFSNLGKTAAPGVDPWQVSLNYLLGTVVVAGLIVLFTYAYLNRFVFADPAQVKGADEPVKKKSKPKMSVGDSLKFLLQSKYLGLIAILVIAYGISINLVEVAWKNQMKLQFPDKNDYNAFMGLMTMTTGIATVLVILFGSSIIRKFGWKRGAMATPWILGITGILFFACMIFPEFFAPVAMFMDVTPLMLAVWFGFAQNILSKSTKYALFDPTKEMAYIPLDDESKSKGKAAVDVVGARLGKSGGSLLQQIMFAFIGPIAVIAPYSAGIMVFIIGIWLVAVHFLGKRFVALSGEK, encoded by the coding sequence ATGCTGGGTAAAGTAAAGCAGTTCTTGTGGCCTATTCATCGCGGTGAACATAAAAAGTTCATGCCGATGATGTTGATGATAGCGTTTATCATCTTCAACTATACCATTCTAAGGAATATGAAAGATGCGTTGATCGTGACCGAAGCCGGTTCCGAAACCATTACTTTCCTTAAGTTTTGGGTAGTTGTGCCTTCCGCCTTCATATTTTTCTTTGTTTACGCAAAGCTCAGCTCGATTTTTTCGAAGCAAACCATGTTCTACGGAATTGTGGGCTTCTTCTTGATCTTCTTTGTGCTGTTTGCAGGCGTACTCTACCCAAGCAGACATTTGCTTCATCCTGTTGAAAGCGCTGAATGGCTTTCCAGCATGCTTCCTGAAGGTCTTCAGGGCTTGGTGTCTATCTATAAATTTTGGACCTATTCACTGTTTTACACTTTGGCTGAACTATGGGGCAGCGCTGTTTTGTCCTTCTTGTTCTGGAACTTTGCCAACGATGTGACCAAAGTTTCTGAAGCTAAGCGCTTTTATGCTCACTTTTACTTGCTAGGAAACGTGGCTAACACTTTGGCTGGTTACTTGACTCGCTATTTCTCAAATTTGGGTAAAACAGCGGCTCCAGGCGTTGATCCTTGGCAAGTGTCCCTCAACTACCTACTGGGTACAGTGGTTGTTGCTGGTTTGATCGTTCTTTTCACTTATGCTTACTTGAACCGCTTTGTGTTTGCAGACCCTGCTCAAGTTAAAGGTGCAGATGAGCCTGTTAAGAAGAAGTCGAAGCCAAAAATGAGCGTTGGTGACAGCCTCAAGTTCTTGCTTCAATCCAAATATCTTGGTTTGATTGCGATTTTGGTTATCGCTTACGGTATCTCTATCAACTTGGTTGAAGTTGCATGGAAGAACCAGATGAAGCTTCAGTTCCCAGATAAGAACGATTACAACGCGTTCATGGGTCTGATGACCATGACCACCGGTATCGCAACCGTGCTTGTGATTTTGTTTGGTAGCTCCATCATTCGTAAGTTTGGTTGGAAACGAGGCGCTATGGCGACACCTTGGATTTTGGGCATCACCGGCATCTTGTTCTTTGCTTGCATGATCTTCCCTGAGTTTTTTGCACCTGTGGCCATGTTCATGGATGTGACACCTCTGATGCTGGCCGTTTGGTTTGGTTTTGCGCAAAATATTTTGAGCAAGAGCACCAAGTACGCTCTCTTCGACCCCACCAAGGAAATGGCTTACATTCCTTTGGATGACGAATCGAAGTCCAAGGGTAAAGCTGCCGTTGATGTTGTTGGCGCACGCCTCGGTAAATCCGGTGGTTCGCTCTTGCAACAAATCATGTTCGCTTTCATTGGTCCGATTGCAGTGATTGCACCATATTCCGCAGGAATCATGGTATTTATCATCGGCATCTGGCTCGTGGCAGTCCATTTCTTGGGCAAGCGCTTCGTCGCTCTGTCCGGCGAGAAATAG
- a CDS encoding sterol desaturase family protein → MKASPESPRLFENNFLDFFSRSPWWTVPLFWLPVCGYLIYQGPKDWSLFLIPLGFFIWGLTEYLLHRFIFHMEFEGKLGKRFHFLMHGVHHEWPNDRFRLVMPLLVALLIAVPFALFYHWFWGPELFCPFFAGFLLGYVEYECTHYAVHHVKSKHPVFMRLKRHHLLHHHSDSHAGTKFGVSSPLWDKIFKTR, encoded by the coding sequence ATGAAAGCAAGTCCCGAGTCCCCAAGGTTGTTTGAAAATAACTTTTTGGATTTCTTCTCCAGGTCACCCTGGTGGACGGTTCCCTTGTTTTGGCTCCCTGTCTGCGGTTACTTGATCTATCAAGGACCCAAAGACTGGAGCCTTTTTTTAATTCCGCTCGGCTTTTTCATCTGGGGCCTGACGGAGTATTTGCTGCATCGCTTTATTTTTCATATGGAGTTTGAAGGCAAGCTGGGCAAGCGCTTTCACTTTCTGATGCATGGCGTCCATCATGAATGGCCGAATGACCGTTTTAGGTTGGTGATGCCATTGTTGGTGGCGCTTCTCATTGCTGTGCCCTTTGCGCTTTTCTACCATTGGTTTTGGGGGCCAGAGTTGTTCTGCCCGTTCTTTGCAGGCTTTCTATTGGGTTATGTGGAGTATGAGTGCACGCATTACGCGGTGCATCATGTCAAATCAAAACATCCGGTGTTTATGCGTTTGAAGCGGCATCACTTGCTGCATCATCACAGCGATAGTCATGCCGGAACTAAATTCGGCGTATCTAGCCCGTTGTGGGACAAAATATTCAAGACAAGATAG
- a CDS encoding heterodisulfide reductase-related iron-sulfur binding cluster, translated as MPIVHSIVVACLVGVSLFFTLSALGRIMVMIRSGAPEALTNTWQERAASVMIYVFGQKKVLEDKKYGFMHFWYLYGFLILGIGHMELVLFGLTRFLESFGVQPFLYRHFLPNWMIHLYEFSQDFMAMGVVIIVGIALYRRMTGKTRRLMPRSADAETILWLIGALYVSFFMFVGSETYLRMQAGELSYGWHWYLPFSSIFAQILGGPINPIAYWIHLGIFLGFAMYIPRSKHMHLLAAGPNIYFRHFGAVAKPPVTDFENSEEFGVKKVSDLSWKSILDTFACTECGRCDAVCPANLTDKPLQPKKVLHDLKMNIRDGEKVSLINRTPKEYHSEGQVHLDEIWACTTCAACVEVCPVLIDSVPTDLMQIRRNLVMMEAADYPKELNAAFKGMEVQGNPWGVSQDKREDWAKELNVPLMSEQGDREVEYLFWVGCAGATDDRSKKIQQALVRILKAANVDFAILGCEEKCTGDPARRMGNEYVYDTLAKENIALLKKKKFRKIFATCPHCFNQLKNEYQDFDGHFSVQHHTELIAELLADKRIPLDSKKQIKETITFHDPCYLGRYNKQYDAPRQSLIAIGAKTVEMSFSKEKSFCCGAGGGRMFMEENIGKRVNLERTDQALATGAKTIATGCPFCMTMMSDGVKDRAADEQVKVKDIAEIVAEQLL; from the coding sequence ATGCCGATTGTCCATTCTATCGTCGTTGCTTGCCTTGTTGGTGTTTCGTTATTTTTCACATTATCAGCGCTGGGCAGAATTATGGTGATGATTCGCTCGGGTGCGCCTGAAGCTTTAACCAATACTTGGCAAGAGCGAGCGGCTTCGGTGATGATTTATGTGTTTGGCCAAAAGAAAGTTTTGGAGGACAAAAAGTATGGCTTCATGCACTTTTGGTACCTGTACGGCTTTTTGATTCTGGGCATCGGCCATATGGAGCTGGTGCTGTTTGGTTTGACACGCTTTCTGGAATCTTTTGGCGTACAGCCGTTTTTGTACAGGCACTTTCTACCAAACTGGATGATTCATCTGTACGAGTTTAGCCAAGATTTCATGGCCATGGGCGTGGTAATTATTGTTGGCATCGCGCTTTATCGGCGCATGACCGGTAAGACACGTCGACTAATGCCACGCTCTGCGGATGCCGAGACCATTTTGTGGTTAATCGGTGCGCTGTATGTCAGCTTCTTCATGTTTGTTGGGAGTGAAACCTACTTGCGTATGCAGGCGGGCGAGCTTTCTTACGGCTGGCATTGGTATCTGCCGTTTAGCTCTATCTTCGCGCAAATCTTGGGCGGGCCGATTAACCCCATCGCTTATTGGATACATCTGGGCATCTTTTTGGGCTTTGCGATGTATATCCCGCGTTCAAAGCATATGCATTTGCTGGCTGCGGGGCCGAATATTTACTTTAGACATTTCGGAGCTGTGGCTAAACCGCCGGTCACAGATTTTGAGAACTCAGAGGAATTCGGGGTTAAAAAAGTTAGCGATCTTTCTTGGAAGTCGATTTTAGATACATTTGCATGCACCGAATGCGGCCGTTGTGATGCCGTTTGTCCAGCGAATCTGACTGACAAGCCGTTGCAGCCGAAGAAAGTGCTCCACGATTTAAAGATGAATATCCGCGATGGCGAAAAAGTATCGCTGATTAATCGAACACCAAAAGAATATCACTCTGAAGGTCAAGTGCATTTGGATGAAATCTGGGCCTGCACCACCTGTGCGGCTTGCGTGGAAGTCTGCCCCGTGCTGATTGACTCGGTACCGACCGATTTGATGCAAATCAGGCGCAACTTGGTCATGATGGAAGCTGCGGATTACCCTAAAGAGCTAAACGCTGCTTTTAAAGGCATGGAAGTACAAGGCAATCCTTGGGGTGTATCCCAAGACAAACGCGAAGATTGGGCCAAAGAGCTCAATGTCCCGTTGATGTCTGAGCAAGGTGATCGCGAAGTCGAATATCTGTTCTGGGTCGGCTGCGCTGGCGCCACAGATGACCGCTCGAAAAAGATTCAACAAGCTTTGGTGCGTATTTTAAAAGCAGCCAATGTGGATTTTGCCATTTTAGGTTGTGAAGAAAAATGCACAGGTGACCCAGCGCGCCGTATGGGAAATGAGTATGTGTACGATACGCTTGCTAAAGAAAACATCGCGTTGCTTAAAAAGAAGAAGTTCAGAAAAATCTTCGCGACCTGTCCGCACTGCTTTAACCAGTTGAAAAACGAGTATCAGGATTTCGACGGTCACTTTTCGGTGCAGCATCATACGGAGTTGATTGCGGAGCTATTGGCAGATAAACGCATTCCGCTGGATTCAAAGAAGCAGATTAAAGAGACCATTACTTTCCATGACCCCTGCTATTTAGGGCGTTACAACAAGCAGTATGATGCTCCAAGGCAAAGCTTGATTGCCATCGGCGCTAAGACGGTCGAGATGTCGTTTAGCAAGGAGAAGAGCTTCTGCTGCGGCGCGGGCGGTGGGCGTATGTTTATGGAAGAGAATATCGGTAAGCGGGTGAATCTGGAAAGAACAGATCAGGCGCTGGCGACAGGGGCTAAAACCATCGCGACCGGGTGCCCATTCTGCATGACCATGATGAGCGATGGGGTGAAAGATCGCGCGGCGGATGAGCAGGTGAAGGTTAAGGATATTGCGGAGATAGTGGCAGAGCAGTTGCTTTAA
- a CDS encoding PfkB family carbohydrate kinase: MSILVVGSIAFDTVETPFGTCERALGGAANFFSMTASLFTQVQLVGVVGEDFPTDHLDYLTTRGVDTAGVQVVKGKTFHWQGHYGYDLNEAQTLKTELNVFESFNPKLPESFCDAQTVFLANIDPELQLQVLKQVKKPKVIGLDTMNYWIESKNGALKEVISQISILFINESELRQLAQERNTVKAAHKMQALGPKTIVVKRGEYGALLFHEASCFFAPAFPLEDLFDPTGAGDTFAAGFMAHLDKVGNANLDTLREAMVMGSVMASFAIEDFSFNRIKTLDDSQINRRRDEFKQLTL, encoded by the coding sequence ATGAGTATACTCGTTGTTGGTTCAATCGCCTTTGATACAGTCGAAACCCCTTTTGGTACGTGCGAACGGGCTTTAGGAGGCGCCGCAAACTTCTTTTCTATGACCGCAAGTTTATTTACCCAGGTTCAGCTGGTGGGGGTGGTGGGAGAAGACTTTCCAACTGACCATTTAGATTACTTAACCACGCGAGGCGTTGACACCGCCGGTGTGCAGGTGGTGAAGGGCAAGACGTTTCACTGGCAAGGCCACTATGGCTATGACTTAAACGAAGCACAGACTCTGAAAACAGAGCTAAACGTTTTTGAAAGCTTTAACCCCAAATTACCGGAAAGCTTTTGTGATGCTCAGACAGTATTTTTGGCTAACATCGATCCAGAGCTTCAGCTGCAAGTGTTAAAGCAGGTCAAAAAGCCTAAAGTCATCGGTCTGGATACCATGAACTATTGGATCGAAAGCAAAAACGGCGCTTTAAAAGAGGTAATTTCTCAGATCAGCATTTTGTTCATCAACGAATCCGAGCTCAGGCAGTTGGCGCAGGAACGTAATACGGTCAAAGCGGCTCATAAAATGCAGGCCTTAGGCCCAAAGACCATTGTTGTGAAACGCGGAGAATACGGCGCGCTGCTTTTTCATGAAGCCAGCTGCTTTTTTGCCCCGGCTTTCCCATTAGAAGACCTTTTCGATCCCACAGGCGCTGGAGACACCTTTGCGGCGGGTTTCATGGCGCATTTAGATAAAGTTGGTAATGCGAATTTGGACACGCTTAGAGAAGCCATGGTCATGGGCAGTGTGATGGCAAGTTTCGCGATCGAAGATTTTTCTTTTAATCGCATCAAAACGCTAGATGATTCCCAGATCAACCGTCGTCGTGATGAATTCAAACAGCTGACCCTCTAG
- a CDS encoding outer membrane lipoprotein carrier protein LolA — MRALTISLLMAWPLLAGPSVLDKLQAVYDKTSSFEADFKQTYWNKLFDRTDKSEGTLAYQKPGKMRWDYLKPNKKSFILNGKNLWLVEPAEKIAYINKCFESDGLTASLVFLGGKGKLKQQFIARPGTKANELVLTPKKPNGIFNELVLVYEPTTFRVVQTTLIDPDGNKNQFLFEKKRFNQKSDMKRFEFKAAGGIQLLDMPGSCGVI; from the coding sequence ATGCGTGCACTTACGATTTCTCTCTTAATGGCCTGGCCGTTATTGGCTGGGCCTTCTGTTTTGGATAAGCTTCAAGCGGTTTATGATAAAACCTCGTCTTTCGAGGCTGATTTCAAACAAACTTATTGGAACAAGCTTTTCGATAGAACGGATAAAAGCGAAGGAACGCTAGCGTACCAAAAGCCAGGCAAGATGCGCTGGGATTATCTAAAACCCAATAAAAAATCTTTCATCTTAAACGGCAAAAATCTCTGGCTGGTAGAGCCCGCTGAGAAAATTGCTTACATTAATAAATGCTTCGAAAGTGATGGTTTAACGGCTTCGTTGGTGTTCTTAGGGGGTAAAGGCAAACTGAAGCAGCAGTTTATTGCCCGCCCGGGTACGAAGGCTAATGAACTGGTGTTAACTCCCAAAAAACCTAACGGTATATTTAATGAGCTGGTCCTGGTTTATGAGCCAACCACTTTCCGCGTGGTGCAAACGACCTTGATTGATCCGGATGGAAATAAAAACCAATTTTTGTTTGAAAAAAAGCGCTTCAATCAAAAAAGCGATATGAAGCGCTTCGAATTTAAAGCCGCTGGGGGTATCCAGCTTTTGGACATGCCCGGCAGCTGTGGTGTGATTTAG
- a CDS encoding Smr/MutS family protein → MVTLEDRDLFLKAVNDPSSVVYKPEPQKPKTAKPRKGPSDFDVKLDLHGLTTQQAEARVKACLVRCLATNKKRLLVIHGKGEGILRYEIRSLLAHSKLVAQVQEVPTRLGGDGAVLVLLKGK, encoded by the coding sequence ATGGTTACTTTAGAAGATCGGGACCTTTTTCTAAAAGCGGTAAACGATCCATCTTCGGTCGTTTACAAACCCGAACCTCAAAAACCAAAAACCGCCAAGCCCCGCAAGGGGCCTTCAGATTTCGATGTTAAGCTCGATCTGCACGGCTTAACCACACAGCAAGCAGAAGCGCGCGTTAAAGCTTGCTTGGTACGTTGCTTGGCTACAAATAAAAAACGTTTGCTAGTAATCCACGGCAAAGGCGAAGGCATATTACGTTACGAAATTAGAAGCTTGTTGGCTCACAGCAAATTAGTCGCACAAGTACAGGAAGTCCCAACCCGCTTAGGCGGAGATGGTGCAGTGCTAGTGCTGCTCAAAGGCAAATAA